GTGAACGCATACCAAGATCCTGACATCATGAATCCGGCGATAAAGCAAAAGAGTAGCGATCGTTTATCTTTTCATATTGTTGTCAGCTTGGGTAAGGCCTTCTTAAACGCGAACACCATCAAAATGCCACAAGGCACAGAGACCAAAATCCTCAAGGCAAGAAGCTCGTTCATATCGGGAGAAGGGAGGTATTGGTAGTAAAGTGGTAACAATCCCCAAAGCGCAAAAGAGAGTGCTGCTATCAAGTTGCCAAAAGCCATAAAGAAGGACACCTGAAAAGTCTAACAGGACTGCATAGTGGGGGACAAAACCCTCTGATGTAAAGTGTTATTTGCTAAGGCAAACAAATTTGCCTGTGGGCTCAAACTGTCGCTAACTCGCCGCTAAATGATCGAAAACGCACGGTTAAATTCCGTGAGTTTACCTGTCAGGATTTTGTACATCCTAACGCAAATTGTGATCAAAAAGATTGAGAAACAGTCAGGGTTTTGAGAGCGTAGAGAGTCAACACTTAGCATCAAGAGAACCACATAATGGATTACGATTCCTTTAATGCGTTTTGCGAGAGATTTACGGCGACTTCCCATGTTGTGCAATGGGGGAATGCACAGGTATGGAAAGTGGCCGGGAAGGTTTTTGCTATTGGAGGGTGGGGCGATGATAAGCCTGCATACACGTTTAAAACCTCGGATTTAAACTTCGAATTTCTAAGTCATAAAGATGGCTATAAACCAGCCCCTTAT
This DNA window, taken from Thaumasiovibrio subtropicus, encodes the following:
- a CDS encoding MmcQ/YjbR family DNA-binding protein, with translation MDYDSFNAFCERFTATSHVVQWGNAQVWKVAGKVFAIGGWGDDKPAYTFKTSDLNFEFLSHKDGYKPAPYFATRGMKWIQQTDTDGELDEELEYYITESYRLVALGLSKKKRKELGIDVEPRE